Sequence from the Acidimicrobiales bacterium genome:
CGACGGTCATCGTCACGGTCTCGCCCACCTCACGGAGGCTAACGGCGGGCCCGCAACCCACCGCCGGACGCCGCCGGCACCGCCCGGAGCCCGGCGGACGCTGCCCTGAGCCCGGAGGTTCGACAGGTACGATTCCACGGGTGAGCGAAGCCAACGACCGCACGGTCGCCACCAACCGCCGGGCCCGACACGCCTTCGACCTCCTCGACACGTGGGAGGCCGGCCTCGTGCTGCGCGGCAGCGAGGTGAAGTCGCTGCGGGACGCCAAGGTGCAGATCACCGAGTCATTCGGCCGGCCGGAGAACGGCGAGATCTGGCTGCTGGGCCTGCACATCTCGCCCTACTCCATGAGCGGCGGCGAGGGCATGGGCCACGACCCGGACCGGCCCAGGAAGCTGCTGCTGCACCGGGCCGAGATCCGCCGTATCACCGAGAGGATGAACCTCGAGGGCCTCTCGCTGATCCCCCTGCGGCTCTACTTCAAGGCCGGGCACGCCAAGGTCGAGATCGCTCTGGCCCGGGGCCGCAAGCTGCACGACAAGCGCCAGGCGCTCGCCCGTCGGGAGGCGGATCGGGAAGCCGACCGGGCCATGGCCCGCGGCCGACGGCGCTGACGGCGACGGCCCTGCTGCCCGTCAGTCGCCGCAGACGGCCGAGATGGATTCACCCACCACGGCCACGACGACGTCCATCTCGGCCTCGGTGATGGTGAACGGCGGCCCGATCAGCAGCGCATCGGGGGCGTTGCCGTCGCCCGCCGGGTAGACCCACACGCCGCGGCGCAGGGCCTCGGCCACCACCTGGTCGGCCATGCGGTCCATCGGCCCGTACGGCTCGCCGGCGGCCTTGTCGCTCACCAGCTCGATGCCGATCATGAGGCCCAGGCCACGCACCTCCCGAACGTGCGGATGCTCCTCCAGCGGGCGAAGCCGGCGCAGGAAGTCCTCGCCCTTGGTGGCGCTGGCCGCGACCAGGTCCTCCTCCTCCAGGATCGTGAGGCTGGCGATACCGGCCGCACAGGCTGCTGAATGGGCCGAGTAGGTGAAGAACATCATGCCGCCACCGGCCTCGGCGATCGGAGCGACCACCTTCTCGGAGGTGTACACGCCGCCGAGGGGCGCATAGCCGCCGGAGAGGCCCTTGCCGCCGACCATGATGTCGGGCACCACATCCCAGTGGTCCACGCCGAACTTGCGACCGGTCCGACCGAACCCTGTCATGACCTCGTCGGCGATGAGCAGGATGCCGTGGGCGTCGCAGATCGACCGCACATCTGACCACCAGTCGTCCGGTGGCAGCAGGGCGCCGGCGCTCGCGCCGATCACCGGTTCGGCGATCACAGCGGCGATCGTGTTGGGATCCTCGGATTCGATGACCTTCTCGAGGCCCTCGGCGTCGGCGACCGGCATCTTGGGGAAGTCCATGAGGACGTGCTCGAAGCCGGCTCGCCTCGAGGAGTGCCCGCTGGCAGACAGCGAAGCCAGGGTCACCCCGTG
This genomic interval carries:
- a CDS encoding aminotransferase class III-fold pyridoxal phosphate-dependent enzyme, which translates into the protein MPATEAPPVVERAEGCTLFFADGREVIDAGGGAVAISIGHGRTEVADAVAHATRRVSYVIPPWVTEERITLVEMLRERWLPPELNRVGLVSGGSESVDSAIRLAISHFVSAGSPERWKVIGRETSYHGVTLASLSASGHSSRRAGFEHVLMDFPKMPVADAEGLEKVIESEDPNTIAAVIAEPVIGASAGALLPPDDWWSDVRSICDAHGILLIADEVMTGFGRTGRKFGVDHWDVVPDIMVGGKGLSGGYAPLGGVYTSEKVVAPIAEAGGGMMFFTYSAHSAACAAGIASLTILEEEDLVAASATKGEDFLRRLRPLEEHPHVREVRGLGLMIGIELVSDKAAGEPYGPMDRMADQVVAEALRRGVWVYPAGDGNAPDALLIGPPFTITEAEMDVVVAVVGESISAVCGD
- the smpB gene encoding SsrA-binding protein SmpB gives rise to the protein MSEANDRTVATNRRARHAFDLLDTWEAGLVLRGSEVKSLRDAKVQITESFGRPENGEIWLLGLHISPYSMSGGEGMGHDPDRPRKLLLHRAEIRRITERMNLEGLSLIPLRLYFKAGHAKVEIALARGRKLHDKRQALARREADREADRAMARGRRR